The bacterium genomic sequence GTTTATTGGCAAGGTTCGTGCAGCCAGGTCAGCTGCCTGCTGCGGATCGAACCGGAGGTCATAAACCTGAAGAGCCAGGGGGTCTTTACCGCGTTCATAACGTTTCCCGGCGGCTATGATCCCGGAACCGTTGATCTAACGACGATCCAGTGCGAAGGTGCAAAGGCATATGAAGGCTTTGTGACACCTGGTGCTTATGTCGCTAAATTCCGCGTTCAAGACCTGGCGGGCATTGGTCCAGGCATCGTGCCTTTCCTTCTCACCGGTCAGTTCTATGACGGAACGCATTTCTTTGGCATCGACACGGTCCGGGTTATCATGCCTGGAGCGTATGTTTTGACCTCAAAACCCAATCCCTGCCGTGATCATATTGTGTTTTCGTCAACAAATACCGACGCCGCCTTTAATTTAAACGACGCCGGCAATGTCCGCATCAGAGTTTATGACAATTCCGGTTGCCTGGTGAGAAAGCTGACCGGCACGTCATCCGCGGAGATCGATTGGGATCTGACGGATGAACACGGAAAAAGTGTGCCGCCGGGGATTTATTTCTGCGTAAGCGAATCAGGTGATAACACACTGACCAGCAAGATCACGATCCTGCGCTAGGTTTTTGCGCGATCGCCGTCAGGTGATGAGCGAAATAGCTTAGTGGCGTGTGTATTAAGAAACGGTTAACTATCTTCAATAGTCCAAAGACCGGATTGATCACTTGATACGGGTGATTGATCACCATATCGGCTTTTTCACATTTCAACACATCGAAACCGCCAATTTTGAGAGCTTTGCGTATTTCGCTCAAGCTCCAGAGATACTCGTGTGATTCCCAACCTAGATTCCGGGCAATGAATTCGGTATAGGAACTGCGTTGGGGCAGTTGGAAGATATAAAACAACCCCCCTTTTTTTAATACCCGGTTGATCTCCTTCATAACACCGTTCACCTCGGCCGGCGGGATGTGCTCGACCACCGCATACGCTACCACCGCATTGAAAAGACCATCCTGGTACGGGATCACGACACCATCATAGAACCCGAATTCCACCTTCTGCCGGGTCCTGATCACATCCCACACGTTCTTCATGCTCTCGTCGCGAGTTTTGATATGAGTTTCTGCCTTCCCTTTCAAGAAACCCTCGAGCGATTTGTCTTCTATCGTTTCCAGTCCATAGACCTCATAACCGGCATGCGCCAGCAGGTAGGCTTGTAATCCGATGCCGCACCCAAAATCCAGCACGCGTTGAGGCGGCGGCGACATGCGGTACATGAATTGCAGATCGGCTTTGACATTGGCAAGATGGCCTTTAGAAGAATATGCGCGGAAACATTTTTTCAGGAAAGCGAGTTCCTCGACCGATGCTTTTGCTTTGAGCGCATACCAGATCTCATTGATCCTGCTTTCCATTTGAAATTATAAGGATATCCCTAATAATGTCAATAATTAGCAGAATATGATATTCTGAAGAGATTCCTATTTGAAAAAATGTGTGATCCGCTTTAAGAAGATAGGAAGTCAGGGAAACGTCAACTTAGTGTGCATCAAAAGTTTAACCTAGTGACAAAAAATCAGTATTAGTGGTTTATTAACAATATGAAACAAAACCCGTCATTCAATTACTTTGAATTCAGTCCGCCGGTTTTGCGCCATACCCTCTTCAGTTATATTGGGAGCGATCGGTTGGGTATCCGCGTACCCCCGGGCAACGAGCCGCTCCGGGCCTACATTGAACTTATCGATCAAATACTTACAGACCGCGGCCGCCCGGGCAAAAGAAAGCTCCCAGTTTGACGGATATTCCGTGGTTTGGATCTCGCGGGGATCCGTATGGCCGCCGACTTCAACTGAGATATCTGGATTGTCGGTTAGGATCTTGCCTGCCTCGTCCAGCACGCTGAATGCTTCGGGTTTCAGATCGGCCTTGCCCGTGTCAAAATTGACGCCACGCAGCACGATCTTTTCGCGCTTTTTGATCAGATAAAATTCCCGTTCAGTAAGTTTGCCCGGTTCTATGACAAGCGAGCATGTTTGCGCAATATAACGCGGATCCGTGCCTGCTGCGATCAAGGTATAAACACCCGGCGGTAGATTGCGCAGAACAAAACTACCCGTCAGGGAATCATTATTGACTGTGCCGTACGCCATACCCTGATAAACGACCTTAGCACCGATCGGCTTTTTGGTGACCGCATCAAACACAACCCCGCGCAGAATACCCGGTTTAGTCTGGTATAAATAGATGTATTTTTCATGACGGCCCGCGGGTAGAATATACAGTGAGTCATAATTCTGGGGATAACCGGCAACAAAGATGCTTATGTACAACCATCCTTCAGGTAAATTTTTTGCTTCGTAGATGCTGGTCGGATTAGTCTTGATCTGCTCTTCCCGGATACCGGTAAGGATCATGTCGGCGACCAGCGGGACTTTCGTGTCTCCATCACAGACCCTGATGGTTAACCTGTTCTGTCCTTCGATCACGCTTAAATTTCCGTTCAATCCGATACGGTGTGTCAGTCCGAGTTTACCATAGGGAACGAACGCGTAACTGAACTCCATGCCAGCATATTTAATCCCGAAGCCGGTGGTGAAGCCCGAAAGCCAGCCCAGCTCACCCAAAGAATACGGTCCGCTGCGCCATCCTCCCCGGATGCAGAATACCGGATTAATATAATACTCGGCGCCGGTATTTATCCGCAGCACATTGTCACGCGGCATCGTGAGATCCAGCAGAAGGTTTGCATTTTTGATACCGCTAAAGCAGATTCCCAATTTCACGTCGGACGGCAAAGTTGATTTGTATGACAGATCCCTTACCGCTCCGCCCAGTGACCATTTTTCATTTAATCTCAGCCGGACGCCGCAATCCAGAACAAGGTCATAAAATGATTGCTCGTACAGATCTTCAGCCACGATCTTCAGTCCGATCCCGGCGCCAAGATTTTCCCTGAGTTTCCGGCCGTAGCCAAGTGCCAGGATGCCGCTCCAGAGATCGGCGCTGCCCAGAGGATTGTTGTTATCATCCCAAATCTCGACATCCCGGACCGTGGAGTACAATCCGCCCATTGCCAGGTACCCGTTGAATGCCGGCAGACCAAAGATTACGTACTCGTCCCTGAAATCCAGGAACCATTCCTGGTGCGATAATGAGAACTGCAACTCATTGATCCACGCCAATCCGGCCGGATTCCAGGATAGCGCGCTAACGTCATCGCATAGGCCGGTAAAGGTTTCACCCATCGCCACCGGCCTTGGACCCAAACCGATCTTGAGGAACGGATACAAGGTGGTGCCGACATCATTTCCCGAGAGCAGGGCGGTAATATAGAATATTATGATCACAGCTTTACCTGAGCCGATCTTATTCTGCGCATCATTTCAAGATCACCGCTTTCTTCTTGGCGGTCAGCCGCTCGCCGTCATTGGCCCGGAAGTCCATGATATAGATGTAGGCACCCGGTGCCAGCATGGCCCCACTGTCATTGCGGCCATCCCATGGATAATAATGCACGCCAAAACGATAGTGCTCATTGTCAATGAGCTTTCTTACCAGCTCACCGGCGCGGTTATAGATCTCGAGGGTGACCCGGCCATCCTTGGGTATGCTGAAAATGAACTGTGTCTGGCTTCGGAAAGGGTTGCGGAAATTATGAACATCGAAAGGCGGCACCAGGATCGCCCTCAGGACAGTGCTGTCACGCACATCCTCGCGCATGCTGCACTGGCCATAGACTATTATATCGCAATGGATCAGAGTATCCACCAAACCGGTGAAATCAAAATGATCGGGGGCGTGCACCTTGATCTTGAACGGATCTTGTATGCCGGGCATTACCATGCCCAGATCGACCATGCCATCGCCATCGCTGTCGGTCAATGAACTGCCGGATTCCGTGACCGCCTCTACCTGCCAATCAGAGCCGCCGGTCGGGTTCAAGATTATATCCACGACATCGGCAACGCTGGCCTGCAACAGGGCGTGTACATTGAAGTCGATCGTTTGGCTGGTCTCGATCAACGCGTCTTGGTCCGGATCGATCAATAAACTCCAGACCCCGCCGATCGCCTTCGTGATAATCCGCGCGTCATCAGTGATGGACGGATTATAACTGGAAAAGATGCGCACCATCAACGTGTCGGTCTCGCCCGGCGCGGCTGCTGATGGCACCTTCACCCGCGCGATCAAACTCTCGCCGCTGCCAAAGCCGTTGACGACCCCCAGATCGACCAAACCATCGCTGTCCGTATCGGTCAGCAAGGCGCCCGCAGGATCACGAAGCGAATAACTGAAATTGCCGCCGATGCAGGCGAGATCCAGCACCTCGGGAGCATTCCCGAGATTCTGACCATACAGCCAGTAATCAATGGAATCTCCTGAAAAACACGAGTCACTCTGATCAGGCGCAATCAACACTTGCGAAAAGACACCAGTGGTCAATATCAGCAGGGCTGAGTCCTGGATCGACGCATTAGCGCCCGAATAGCCATGCAGTACGATCGAATCCGAAACCCCAGCCGGGCTTGAGGACGGCACAAGCGCGCGCACGTTGAAATCGACCTCGCCGCCCAGCGCCGCAACCCCCGGAATATCCACCATGCTATTGCCGTTGTGGTCGATCAAGGGATTATTCAGTGAATCCAATAGCTGGTATGTATAACCCAGCCGGTCAAGATATTCCACATCGATCGTATCGACTATGCTCTGGTTATTGCGGCAGACCAGCGGGAAAGTAAACCAGGAACCAGGCGATCCGCTACCCGATTGATCGGGGTATACGATAATGGTCCCGAAAGCCTCCAGGATCGTTTGGACAATCGCGGAATCCGTTAACGTGCTATTGATCGTGGAACGGCCCGACATGATCATCGTATCAACCTCATCCGGGACACTCGTGCCCGGCGGGGTTATAGAAATGATAAATCTGACTGAATCATGAGGCATAACGACCAGATCGCCGATATTGTTTCCATTATGATCGATCAGCGTATCAATGCCGGTGCTGTCATAAAGGATGATCGGCCAGGTCTTATTATGAGCATAGGTAAGATCGAATGTGTCCTGGAATGCGCCGGTATTGACCGCCCGCATATCATACCGTATCTCAAAGCCGGCATAAGTATTGCCCGTCTGATCGGGATCAATGCGGATACCCACCGAATACCCGATGACCGTGATGAGCGTGGCATTGTCGCTGACCGATTGGTCGTTATTGGAACGGCCGGTTACGACCAGGGTATCGACGTCTCCTAATTGAGCATTGCCCGGGGGGTAAACCATCGCGATGATCCCGATAGAATCCGCGTTATCAACCGTTACATCAGGCAATCCGTTCCCATTGTGGTCTGCTAATGGCATGGTGCCGGTTGAATCCAGCAGTGAAATCCCCCAGATCGTGTTGTGCTGTATTGAAAGATCAACAGTATCAATATTCGTGCCGTGGTTTATCACTCGCAGGAAGTAACCGACCGGAACGCCGTTCATGGTCGTGTCTGACTGGTCAGGGTCCACGAGGATCTCGATCACGCGGCGGATCGAGGTAATGAGCCGGACCGAATCCTGAAGTGCCGGTATCAGGTCAGATGTTCCATATAATCGAAGCGTATCGATCTCGCCACCCTGGGCATTGATGGGCGGCGTGATCTCAGCCACGATATCGACCGTATCGTTGATATCGATTATTACGTCCGGCAAGCTGTTGCCGTTATGATCAATCAGGGGATTTATTCCGGATGAATCGAACAGTCCGACTGGCCATGACGTATTATGGAGATAGGTCAGATCAACGGTGTCAAGTCCGATACCGATGTTGATGACTGAAACATTATAATCCGCCGC encodes the following:
- a CDS encoding methyltransferase domain-containing protein: MESRINEIWYALKAKASVEELAFLKKCFRAYSSKGHLANVKADLQFMYRMSPPPQRVLDFGCGIGLQAYLLAHAGYEVYGLETIEDKSLEGFLKGKAETHIKTRDESMKNVWDVIRTRQKVEFGFYDGVVIPYQDGLFNAVVAYAVVEHIPPAEVNGVMKEINRVLKKGGLFYIFQLPQRSSYTEFIARNLGWESHEYLWSLSEIRKALKIGGFDVLKCEKADMVINHPYQVINPVFGLLKIVNRFLIHTPLSYFAHHLTAIAQKPSAGS
- a CDS encoding FG-GAP-like repeat-containing protein, with product MKHFGIIGSILLHWLFAQGTWVETTQDDFRDGQYEVNIYGSQRLGGTVEFTSRFDLNNDGFIDLFLSNPSGISICWGSGSGYSNSNKYSFPSNGSGNCNGGDLNFDNWPDFIVSHGNASSRLAIYWGSASGFNPGNSTNISMISNEVCYTADLNRDGYIDIICGTTVNDNTGSIFWGSAAGYSWSNRIDLPNEYGAHNTEVADLNRDGYYDIIFVNNYGSENYIYWGSISGYSTGDMTALPAPASTPHGATVADFNGDNYLDLVFTSVSGSGSFIYYGSASGYGSYQSLNTGSTYGGSCACDINRDGYLDLTFFRAGTPSIIYWGSASGFSDSNTLVFGYAVEATGGFTADLNGDNAYDIYVNNRYGNSPIFWGPNYTSSFAFAGDGDHHAMFREIGNVYNRQYNEDYVSSVFDAGEEVRWGIIDWDDSLPSGSNIVMYVRSGDSPVPDSTWSGWDSLAKNDDIADSLDSRYLQYQAILIYANPSYLPYLYEVRIEYGPSIRLILQPDQADSTLPAVAADYNVSVINIGIGLDTVDLTYLHNTSWPVGLFDSSGINPLIDHNGNSLPDVIIDINDTVDIVAEITPPINAQGGEIDTLRLYGTSDLIPALQDSVRLITSIRRVIEILVDPDQSDTTMNGVPVGYFLRVINHGTNIDTVDLSIQHNTIWGISLLDSTGTMPLADHNGNGLPDVTVDNADSIGIIAMVYPPGNAQLGDVDTLVVTGRSNNDQSVSDNATLITVIGYSVGIRIDPDQTGNTYAGFEIRYDMRAVNTGAFQDTFDLTYAHNKTWPIILYDSTGIDTLIDHNGNNIGDLVVMPHDSVRFIISITPPGTSVPDEVDTMIMSGRSTINSTLTDSAIVQTILEAFGTIIVYPDQSGSGSPGSWFTFPLVCRNNQSIVDTIDVEYLDRLGYTYQLLDSLNNPLIDHNGNSMVDIPGVAALGGEVDFNVRALVPSSSPAGVSDSIVLHGYSGANASIQDSALLILTTGVFSQVLIAPDQSDSCFSGDSIDYWLYGQNLGNAPEVLDLACIGGNFSYSLRDPAGALLTDTDSDGLVDLGVVNGFGSGESLIARVKVPSAAAPGETDTLMVRIFSSYNPSITDDARIITKAIGGVWSLLIDPDQDALIETSQTIDFNVHALLQASVADVVDIILNPTGGSDWQVEAVTESGSSLTDSDGDGMVDLGMVMPGIQDPFKIKVHAPDHFDFTGLVDTLIHCDIIVYGQCSMREDVRDSTVLRAILVPPFDVHNFRNPFRSQTQFIFSIPKDGRVTLEIYNRAGELVRKLIDNEHYRFGVHYYPWDGRNDSGAMLAPGAYIYIMDFRANDGERLTAKKKAVILK
- a CDS encoding PorV/PorQ family protein yields the protein MIIIFYITALLSGNDVGTTLYPFLKIGLGPRPVAMGETFTGLCDDVSALSWNPAGLAWINELQFSLSHQEWFLDFRDEYVIFGLPAFNGYLAMGGLYSTVRDVEIWDDNNNPLGSADLWSGILALGYGRKLRENLGAGIGLKIVAEDLYEQSFYDLVLDCGVRLRLNEKWSLGGAVRDLSYKSTLPSDVKLGICFSGIKNANLLLDLTMPRDNVLRINTGAEYYINPVFCIRGGWRSGPYSLGELGWLSGFTTGFGIKYAGMEFSYAFVPYGKLGLTHRIGLNGNLSVIEGQNRLTIRVCDGDTKVPLVADMILTGIREEQIKTNPTSIYEAKNLPEGWLYISIFVAGYPQNYDSLYILPAGRHEKYIYLYQTKPGILRGVVFDAVTKKPIGAKVVYQGMAYGTVNNDSLTGSFVLRNLPPGVYTLIAAGTDPRYIAQTCSLVIEPGKLTEREFYLIKKREKIVLRGVNFDTGKADLKPEAFSVLDEAGKILTDNPDISVEVGGHTDPREIQTTEYPSNWELSFARAAAVCKYLIDKFNVGPERLVARGYADTQPIAPNITEEGMAQNRRTEFKVIE